Proteins from a single region of Paenibacillus sp. BIHB 4019:
- a CDS encoding GNAT family N-acetyltransferase produces the protein MKDISIRIVEPLDETLHQLIQLLDEELLERYPSEEVHGLDFTDPGITDTVFIVAFSGDEPVGCGAIRPLDAQYTELKRFFVHKGSRKRGIAAAMLSFLENEAQLRGFAGIRLETGPEQPESLKFYEKHGYVFIGKFGEYVDYELSMCYEKRFGA, from the coding sequence ATGAAAGACATTAGCATTCGTATAGTAGAGCCACTGGATGAAACCTTGCACCAACTGATTCAATTGCTAGACGAGGAGCTGCTGGAGCGATATCCGTCGGAAGAGGTGCATGGGCTGGATTTTACCGATCCGGGCATTACAGACACTGTATTTATTGTCGCTTTTTCCGGGGACGAGCCAGTCGGTTGCGGAGCCATTCGGCCGCTGGATGCCCAATATACGGAGCTGAAACGCTTTTTCGTGCATAAAGGAAGCCGGAAGCGCGGCATTGCTGCCGCCATGCTTTCCTTTTTGGAAAATGAGGCGCAGCTGCGCGGCTTTGCCGGCATTAGGCTGGAGACGGGGCCAGAGCAGCCCGAGTCGTTGAAGTTTTACGAAAAGCATGGCTACGTATTTATCGGGAAATTTGGCGAATATGTCGATTATGAGCTGAGCATGTGTTATGAGAAGCGCTTCGGCGCATAA
- a CDS encoding ATP-dependent helicase gives MEQTRTKYYPRPYGVTTNIMPRAKQAAADTSKQLVGRGESDAVFFRSLEQHGIQLNEAQIAAVRHTDGPLLTLAGAGSGKTSVLVCRTAYLLSVRSVMASQLLLMTFSKKAAEEMKSRIATLPGISESAAAAVEARTFHSFCLQLLRRRGMRQAILGDSGRKQIFFKRLLRERNLHETYQPETLITLFSAYKLEMLELHELPAKTEEDKQLKILFECYEQWKSEQQLIDYDDMLLAAYRLLTTDQNLLEMLQRRFRYVMIDEFQDTNKVQYELIKLLVKQHGNLMVVGDDDQTIYSFNGARNDYILNFEQQYPASKNVVLDINYRSGAAIVGLGNAIISSNKQRRPKSLKVAKTQSLSPTFARPGNTDDEAQLIVNKITEAQSQGKRSYEDFAILFRTASSSRAIFDQLVIRQIPFIDYGGGESFYEQWVVKPIIAHLRLAIDRRHFDAMQNILATLYVKPEQAMAFIWNEEKQQAKKWPLIHLVRFPGIKEFHQEKIKERLRLIRSLPKLKPEQAIRLLREGFYDHYIQADKSQTLTEHKDALKETLDELETAAKRFATITEFLAFVDEIALKLQEMRQLKLASRGADAVHFMTIHKSKGLEFPVVFVSGASDGILPHSSALSASKNSDRSAIQTGDDVAEAALEEERRLAYVAVTRAKEELYISSPGYYRGKPAPVSSFLLNAFK, from the coding sequence ATGGAACAAACACGTACAAAATATTATCCCAGACCTTACGGCGTAACAACAAACATAATGCCACGGGCAAAACAGGCGGCAGCGGATACGAGCAAGCAGCTTGTCGGACGCGGCGAAAGCGATGCTGTTTTTTTTCGCTCGCTGGAGCAGCACGGCATTCAGCTCAATGAGGCGCAAATTGCCGCTGTCCGCCATACCGATGGGCCGCTGCTCACGCTCGCTGGAGCCGGCTCCGGCAAAACCTCCGTTCTCGTCTGCCGAACGGCTTATTTGCTGTCTGTCCGCAGCGTGATGGCTTCCCAGCTGCTGCTCATGACATTTTCCAAAAAAGCGGCAGAGGAAATGAAGTCCCGCATCGCCACACTGCCCGGCATTTCTGAAAGTGCTGCTGCTGCGGTAGAAGCCAGAACGTTCCATTCGTTCTGCTTGCAGCTGCTCCGCAGGAGGGGCATGAGGCAGGCGATTTTAGGCGACAGCGGCCGCAAGCAAATTTTTTTCAAACGGCTGCTTCGAGAACGGAATTTGCATGAGACGTACCAGCCGGAGACGCTCATTACGTTATTTTCGGCCTACAAGCTGGAAATGCTGGAGCTTCATGAGCTGCCAGCCAAAACAGAAGAGGACAAACAACTGAAAATTTTGTTTGAATGCTACGAGCAGTGGAAGTCGGAGCAGCAGCTGATCGACTATGATGATATGCTGCTTGCCGCATATCGGCTGCTAACGACCGATCAGAATCTGCTCGAAATGCTCCAGCGCCGCTTCCGCTACGTCATGATCGATGAGTTTCAGGATACGAATAAGGTGCAGTATGAGCTGATTAAGCTGCTCGTTAAGCAGCATGGCAATTTGATGGTCGTTGGCGATGATGACCAGACGATCTATTCATTTAACGGGGCGCGCAACGATTATATATTAAATTTCGAGCAGCAATATCCGGCCAGCAAAAATGTCGTGCTCGATATTAACTATCGCTCTGGGGCTGCCATTGTCGGGCTGGGCAATGCGATTATTAGCAGCAACAAGCAGCGCCGCCCCAAATCGCTCAAAGTGGCCAAGACGCAAAGCCTCTCCCCAACATTTGCACGGCCAGGCAACACCGACGATGAAGCGCAGCTGATTGTTAATAAAATTACGGAAGCGCAGAGCCAAGGAAAACGCAGCTATGAGGATTTTGCGATTCTGTTTCGTACGGCGAGCAGCAGCCGCGCCATCTTCGATCAGCTGGTCATACGCCAAATTCCGTTTATTGATTACGGCGGGGGCGAGTCCTTTTATGAACAATGGGTCGTGAAGCCAATCATTGCCCATTTGCGGCTGGCGATCGATCGGCGCCATTTTGACGCAATGCAAAACATTCTGGCCACGCTTTATGTCAAGCCGGAGCAGGCGATGGCATTCATCTGGAACGAAGAGAAGCAGCAAGCCAAAAAATGGCCGCTCATCCATCTCGTCCGCTTCCCTGGCATTAAGGAGTTTCACCAGGAAAAAATCAAAGAGCGGCTGCGGCTCATTCGCTCCTTGCCTAAGCTAAAGCCCGAGCAGGCGATTCGCCTGCTGCGCGAAGGCTTTTATGACCATTATATTCAAGCCGATAAAAGCCAGACGCTTACCGAGCATAAGGACGCTTTGAAGGAAACGCTCGACGAGCTTGAAACCGCCGCCAAACGATTTGCGACGATCACCGAGTTTTTGGCATTCGTGGACGAGATCGCACTGAAGCTCCAGGAGATGAGGCAGCTCAAGCTGGCGAGCCGCGGCGCTGACGCCGTCCATTTTATGACGATCCACAAATCAAAGGGGCTGGAATTTCCCGTCGTGTTCGTCAGCGGAGCATCCGATGGCATTTTGCCGCACAGCTCCGCGCTGTCCGCGAGCAAAAATAGCGACCGGAGCGCCATCCAGACCGGGGATGACGTCGCCGAGGCTGCGCTGGAGGAAGAGCGGCGGCTCGCTTATGTCGCCGTCACGCGGGCCAAGGAAGAGCTGTACATCAGCTCGCCCGGCTATTATCGCGGCAAACCGGCGCCCGTATCTTCTTTTTTGCTCAATGCTTTTAAATAA
- a CDS encoding DUF1349 domain-containing protein: MMNVFEGCSRQSLSKELSWINEPKSWEVNEHQQLVVQAPPMGDFFIDPAGGNTKNSAPFLYTLVEGDFYAVTRVAVDMKQTYDSGCLMIMAGEDHWAKLCSEFFDDMPSILSVVTRGASDDCVSSDAQIVRPFLRIARAGNSFAFHYSMDGVKWKMVRYFGMDVPATIKVGVVAQSPIGEGSTATFDYLKISTNVIGDIRSVN; this comes from the coding sequence ATGATGAACGTATTTGAAGGATGCAGCAGGCAAAGCTTAAGCAAGGAGCTGTCCTGGATTAATGAGCCGAAGAGCTGGGAGGTGAATGAGCACCAGCAGTTGGTCGTGCAAGCGCCGCCGATGGGCGATTTTTTCATCGATCCGGCAGGAGGCAATACGAAAAACTCCGCTCCTTTTCTTTACACATTAGTTGAAGGCGATTTCTATGCCGTCACTCGTGTTGCGGTTGATATGAAGCAGACGTACGATTCCGGCTGCTTGATGATTATGGCAGGCGAAGATCACTGGGCCAAGCTTTGCTCGGAGTTTTTCGACGATATGCCGTCCATTCTCAGCGTTGTGACACGCGGCGCATCCGATGATTGTGTTTCCAGCGATGCCCAGATCGTTCGGCCTTTTTTGCGTATTGCCCGGGCTGGCAATAGCTTTGCATTCCATTATTCGATGGATGGCGTCAAATGGAAAATGGTCCGTTATTTTGGAATGGACGTTCCCGCAACGATTAAAGTTGGCGTCGTTGCCCAATCGCCGATTGGCGAAGGCAGTACCGCAACATTTGATTATTTAAAAATCAGCACAAACGTAATTGGCGACATTCGCAGCGTCAATTAA
- a CDS encoding GNAT family N-acetyltransferase produces MIVPARKEDVQQIMPLLHAAIGDIACTLTGVKDEQEAMNILADFYVEKGNRISYEHVLVAWEGEAITGMALGYGGDAAAKLDAPLLSRILQNPAHAGYQIMTEARPGEYYLDSVAVNPAYQGKGIARALIGALENKAKDEGWPRLSLIALDDNEKATALYSRMGYAEDGELELAGHRYLRMVKQLMQ; encoded by the coding sequence ATGATTGTGCCAGCGAGAAAAGAAGATGTACAGCAAATTATGCCGCTTCTGCATGCAGCAATTGGCGATATCGCCTGTACGCTGACGGGCGTTAAAGACGAGCAGGAAGCGATGAATATATTAGCGGATTTTTATGTGGAAAAAGGAAACAGGATCAGCTACGAGCATGTGCTTGTCGCTTGGGAGGGGGAGGCCATCACGGGCATGGCGCTCGGCTATGGCGGTGATGCTGCTGCGAAGCTGGATGCTCCGCTGCTTTCGCGCATACTTCAGAACCCCGCTCATGCCGGCTATCAAATTATGACGGAGGCAAGGCCCGGCGAATATTATTTGGATTCCGTGGCGGTAAATCCCGCCTATCAAGGAAAGGGGATTGCGCGGGCTTTGATCGGAGCGCTGGAAAATAAGGCGAAGGATGAGGGCTGGCCGCGTCTATCGCTCATTGCGCTGGATGATAACGAGAAGGCGACAGCGCTCTATAGTCGGATGGGCTATGCCGAGGATGGGGAGCTGGAGCTCGCAGGGCACCGCTACCTTCGAATGGTAAAGCAGCTGATGCAATAA
- a CDS encoding spore germination protein produces MRGFKRSNWNHKTARADWQQSDKHQPDEQQPLSQRLDENITELRRVYADCADLSFHSLRIGELAEAMLIFHISMCDDEQLNMFILRPLASNAGRLTAATPAQLLNLLPIAAANTVRTLEDAIDIISNGMPLLFIDGSEEALSFGLQKIEHRSIEEPSAESTVRGPRESFNEVLSINLSLLRRKMKSPKMKLLTMTIGEYTRTDIAILYLEGAANPATVDEALKRLAAIDTDGILESEYIEEWIADSPYSPFPQMIATERPDVVCANLLEGRFAILIDGTPFALIAPVTLFSMLQSVEDYYQHFIMSTFVRWLRYVFFLLSLLLPSAYVAITTYHQEMIPTVLLLSIAKAREEIPFPALIEALIMEIAFEALREAGVRLPRQVGAAVSIVGALIIGQAATSAGIVSAPMVIVVATTGIASFMIPRYAAGISSRLLRFPIMLLAGTLGLIGMMLGLILIVIHLSSLRSFGVPYLSPVTPASMGTIRDVIWRAPAWMNEARKERHSGRSSPSGNKK; encoded by the coding sequence ATGCGCGGATTCAAACGCAGCAATTGGAATCACAAAACAGCGAGGGCCGATTGGCAGCAATCGGACAAGCACCAGCCCGACGAGCAGCAGCCGCTCTCACAGCGATTAGATGAAAATATAACAGAGCTGCGGCGTGTGTATGCAGACTGCGCTGACCTCTCCTTCCATTCCTTGCGGATCGGGGAGCTTGCTGAAGCCATGCTCATATTTCATATCAGTATGTGCGATGATGAGCAGCTGAATATGTTCATTTTGCGACCGCTTGCGAGCAATGCCGGCCGCTTGACGGCTGCGACCCCTGCACAGCTGCTAAACCTTCTGCCCATCGCCGCTGCCAATACAGTGCGCACGCTGGAGGACGCTATCGATATCATTAGCAATGGCATGCCGTTGCTCTTCATCGATGGCAGCGAGGAGGCGCTGTCGTTCGGCTTGCAAAAAATCGAGCATCGCAGCATTGAGGAGCCTTCAGCGGAATCTACCGTTCGCGGCCCTCGCGAATCGTTTAATGAAGTGCTGTCCATTAATCTGTCACTGCTGCGCCGCAAAATGAAAAGTCCGAAAATGAAGCTGCTCACGATGACGATCGGCGAGTATACACGAACCGATATCGCAATTCTCTACTTGGAGGGAGCCGCAAATCCCGCCACCGTCGATGAGGCGTTGAAGCGGCTTGCCGCAATTGACACCGATGGCATTTTGGAAAGCGAATATATTGAGGAATGGATTGCCGACTCGCCTTATTCGCCGTTTCCACAAATGATTGCGACCGAAAGGCCGGACGTCGTCTGCGCCAATTTGCTGGAAGGGCGCTTCGCTATTCTAATTGATGGGACGCCATTTGCCCTCATTGCTCCCGTGACCTTATTTTCCATGCTGCAGTCTGTCGAGGACTACTATCAGCATTTTATTATGAGCACCTTTGTACGCTGGCTGCGTTATGTTTTTTTTCTGCTGTCCCTGCTCCTTCCATCAGCTTATGTGGCGATTACAACGTACCATCAGGAAATGATTCCGACGGTGCTGCTGCTCAGCATCGCCAAGGCAAGGGAAGAAATCCCTTTTCCGGCGCTAATTGAAGCACTGATTATGGAAATCGCCTTCGAAGCGCTGCGGGAGGCTGGGGTGAGGCTCCCGAGACAGGTGGGCGCTGCCGTCAGCATCGTAGGCGCGCTCATCATCGGACAGGCTGCCACATCGGCAGGCATCGTCTCTGCGCCAATGGTTATTGTCGTGGCTACAACCGGTATCGCATCGTTTATGATTCCGCGTTATGCCGCCGGCATTTCCTCCCGATTGCTGCGGTTTCCAATTATGCTGCTGGCAGGAACGCTGGGGCTGATCGGCATGATGCTTGGACTGATTTTGATCGTCATCCATTTATCAAGTTTGCGCTCCTTCGGCGTTCCCTACTTGTCACCTGTTACGCCAGCTTCAATGGGGACCATTCGCGACGTTATCTGGCGTGCTCCCGCTTGGATGAACGAAGCCCGAAAAGAACGGCATTCCGGGCGCAGCAGCCCAAGCGGAAACAAAAAATAA
- a CDS encoding endospore germination permease, with protein MLETGKISSSQLAILLYPSILATSILSVPSITMTHAHQDMWISPIWAGLFGMLTVWVAVKLNRLKPDSTLIRTSFSLLGAIPGFLVGLFYILFWPHLTGIIIRQYGEFIISNALPMTPQFIVTGSMVLVCAINARLGIEVIGRSAQVFTAVFIFLAAFVFVLLIGQLHPSELLPIAENGIGPSIKGALAPAAWFSEYILIAFLLPYVSDREKAMRKSMLSVLFVTITMVVTNLVCLFLMGDLTSSFIYPVMIAARYITIADFMQHLESLVIAIWISGIFIKISVFLYVYSITVADWLKLKHYRSVVMPLAFLCTVLAYWSARSQADIANLISVSGNTYTIVSLFILPLLLLLASLIKNKLTRKKKAAS; from the coding sequence ATGCTTGAAACTGGAAAAATATCATCTTCACAGCTGGCAATCTTGCTCTATCCGTCGATTCTCGCCACATCCATTTTGTCTGTTCCCAGCATTACGATGACCCATGCCCATCAGGATATGTGGATCTCCCCGATTTGGGCGGGCTTGTTTGGCATGCTGACCGTATGGGTGGCGGTCAAGCTCAATCGGCTGAAACCAGACAGCACCCTGATTCGAACAAGCTTCAGCCTGCTAGGAGCGATTCCGGGCTTCCTGGTTGGCTTGTTTTATATTTTATTTTGGCCTCATCTAACGGGCATCATCATTCGCCAATATGGCGAGTTTATTATTAGCAATGCGCTGCCGATGACGCCGCAGTTCATTGTAACCGGCTCGATGGTGCTCGTCTGTGCAATCAATGCCCGCCTCGGCATTGAGGTTATTGGGAGAAGCGCGCAGGTTTTCACAGCCGTTTTTATTTTTCTCGCAGCCTTTGTGTTTGTTTTGCTGATCGGCCAGCTCCATCCTTCCGAGCTGCTGCCCATTGCGGAGAATGGAATTGGCCCTTCTATTAAAGGCGCGCTCGCGCCGGCTGCTTGGTTCAGCGAATATATTTTGATAGCGTTTCTGCTTCCCTACGTTAGCGACCGTGAGAAAGCGATGAGAAAAAGCATGTTATCGGTACTGTTCGTCACCATCACGATGGTGGTCACCAATCTGGTGTGCTTATTCCTAATGGGCGATTTGACCTCCAGCTTTATTTATCCGGTGATGATTGCCGCCCGCTACATAACAATTGCCGATTTTATGCAGCATTTGGAATCGCTCGTCATCGCGATTTGGATTTCAGGCATTTTTATAAAAATCTCTGTCTTTCTGTACGTTTATTCGATTACCGTTGCCGACTGGCTTAAATTGAAGCACTATCGCTCCGTCGTTATGCCGCTTGCCTTTCTTTGCACCGTTTTAGCTTACTGGTCGGCCAGAAGCCAAGCGGATATCGCCAACTTGATCAGCGTATCCGGCAATACGTATACGATTGTGAGCCTGTTCATCCTGCCCTTACTGCTGCTGCTGGCTAGTCTCATCAAAAACAAGCTGACCCGCAAAAAGAAGGCCGCCTCATGA
- a CDS encoding AraC family transcriptional regulator: MIKHMRNSIRMGFQEEDTHFRHNTESVAGGRSKLGQTVEYMKRHYHKPITRDMLASMVGITPEHYSRAFKKHMGISPIDYLIAIRIDRAKGLLKETNATVRSIARQVGYEDPYYFSRRFKQEVGVAPSAYAVPGYSAGL, encoded by the coding sequence ATGATAAAGCATATGAGAAACTCGATACGGATGGGCTTTCAAGAAGAGGATACACACTTTAGGCATAACACCGAATCTGTTGCAGGAGGAAGAAGCAAGCTTGGGCAGACGGTTGAATATATGAAACGCCATTATCACAAACCAATTACACGGGACATGCTCGCCAGCATGGTCGGCATTACGCCGGAGCATTACTCCCGCGCCTTCAAGAAGCATATGGGCATCAGCCCGATCGATTATTTAATCGCCATTCGCATTGACCGGGCTAAAGGGCTATTGAAGGAGACGAATGCGACGGTGCGCAGCATCGCTCGCCAGGTCGGCTATGAGGACCCTTATTATTTCAGCCGCCGCTTCAAGCAGGAGGTTGGTGTAGCACCATCCGCCTATGCGGTGCCTGGATATAGCGCAGGATTATAA
- a CDS encoding SDR family NAD(P)-dependent oxidoreductase: MVYTNRFKDKVAVVTGGASGIGYGIVARLLAEGAYVVAADVNEQRLKELEAQLGERFVGLKTDVTNESQVEALAATAVERFGSLNLAFNVAGAAKAGVITELSEADWDFTVDLCLKGVFLSMKHEARQMKKFGGGAIVNIASLNSHVPMFAGAAYTSAKAGVEMLTRNGALEMARDHIRVNAILPGLVDSPLTASLLENSDIHAAYMERIPFKKAAQPEEMAGPSLFLASEDAAYVSGASLLVDGAWGTSGYPDMSRFM, encoded by the coding sequence ATGGTATATACGAATCGGTTTAAAGACAAAGTGGCGGTCGTAACGGGCGGAGCTTCCGGCATCGGATATGGCATTGTGGCGAGATTGCTTGCTGAGGGAGCATACGTCGTTGCAGCAGATGTCAATGAACAGCGTCTGAAGGAGCTTGAGGCGCAGCTCGGCGAGCGTTTTGTTGGCTTGAAAACAGATGTGACCAATGAATCCCAGGTAGAGGCGCTAGCGGCAACGGCCGTGGAGCGTTTTGGCAGCTTGAATCTTGCATTTAATGTAGCTGGGGCGGCCAAAGCTGGCGTTATTACCGAGCTGTCAGAAGCAGATTGGGACTTTACCGTTGACCTATGTTTGAAGGGCGTATTTCTTTCCATGAAGCATGAAGCGCGCCAAATGAAAAAATTTGGCGGCGGGGCAATCGTAAACATTGCTTCGCTCAATTCGCATGTGCCTATGTTTGCAGGTGCGGCGTACACTTCTGCGAAGGCTGGCGTTGAGATGCTTACCCGCAATGGCGCTCTTGAGATGGCACGCGACCACATCCGCGTCAATGCCATTTTGCCAGGGCTGGTGGATTCGCCTCTTACCGCCTCGCTGCTTGAAAACAGCGATATTCATGCCGCATATATGGAGCGAATCCCATTTAAAAAAGCAGCACAGCCTGAAGAGATGGCTGGACCCTCCTTATTCCTTGCCAGCGAGGATGCTGCTTACGTATCAGGCGCAAGCTTGCTGGTGGATGGAGCTTGGGGCACGAGCGGCTATCCGGATATGAGTCGTTTCATGTAA
- a CDS encoding Ger(x)C family spore germination protein, producing the protein MKSSKLHNLRRKIALLLLAACSVTLLQGCWDRVEINDLAMVLATGIDRTKDGKVHLSIQIFIPRQSGSSATGGTGGSEGSPSGVTMVQTAEGINIADAMSRLQRKISRHVFWGHCEAIVIGEKTAKLGIREYLDFLLRFSQFREHAYVYISETKAEDILSLLPPLERSSAEALREMGNMKLGTKMTVLDLAQTLEGLNKSAVLSRLKIAPPAPGQNKKATMPFVFGLALIKDDREIRVVTEPMSLGVLMMLNQLDNIVLTVNPDKTNKQAAVTIKPQFIRTEFVPGFADGNWTMKVNIKTKGDVILNTTDLSLLPPPNVEKIQALFEEQFKQRAEAALQLTQQKLKTDFFGYANAYRNHFPHKWKAKRAQWESDLPKIKTTIHVEARILRTGKSGDPQGIPGQSNE; encoded by the coding sequence ATGAAAAGCAGCAAGCTGCACAATCTGCGGCGCAAAATCGCACTTCTGCTTCTGGCGGCATGCAGTGTGACGCTTTTGCAAGGCTGCTGGGATCGCGTGGAAATTAATGACTTGGCAATGGTGCTGGCAACCGGCATTGACCGAACCAAAGATGGCAAAGTCCATCTTTCGATTCAAATATTTATTCCACGCCAAAGCGGCAGCAGCGCGACCGGAGGGACCGGTGGCAGTGAAGGGTCTCCGAGCGGCGTTACGATGGTGCAAACCGCAGAAGGGATTAATATTGCAGATGCGATGAGCCGGCTGCAGCGCAAAATTTCCCGCCACGTTTTCTGGGGACATTGCGAGGCCATAGTCATAGGAGAAAAGACAGCAAAGCTCGGCATTCGCGAGTACTTGGATTTTCTGCTGCGCTTCTCCCAATTTCGCGAACATGCCTATGTTTATATTAGCGAGACTAAAGCAGAGGATATCCTCTCCCTGCTGCCTCCTCTTGAGCGAAGCTCGGCGGAAGCTTTGCGTGAAATGGGCAATATGAAGCTGGGTACCAAAATGACGGTGCTTGATTTAGCCCAAACGCTGGAAGGTCTAAACAAATCAGCCGTACTATCCAGGCTGAAAATTGCTCCACCCGCGCCTGGACAAAATAAGAAAGCTACGATGCCCTTTGTATTTGGACTGGCCTTGATTAAGGATGACCGGGAAATTCGCGTCGTAACCGAGCCGATGAGCCTTGGCGTGCTTATGATGCTGAATCAACTGGACAATATCGTTTTGACAGTTAACCCGGACAAAACCAACAAGCAGGCGGCTGTCACTATCAAACCGCAATTCATTCGTACGGAGTTTGTTCCGGGCTTTGCTGACGGAAACTGGACGATGAAGGTCAACATTAAAACAAAAGGCGACGTCATCTTGAATACAACTGATCTGTCGCTGCTGCCACCGCCGAATGTAGAAAAAATTCAGGCTTTGTTTGAAGAACAGTTTAAGCAGCGGGCGGAAGCCGCACTGCAATTAACCCAGCAAAAGCTGAAAACCGATTTTTTCGGCTATGCGAATGCGTACCGCAATCATTTCCCGCACAAATGGAAAGCAAAAAGGGCCCAGTGGGAAAGCGACCTGCCCAAAATAAAAACGACAATCCATGTAGAGGCTCGTATTTTGCGCACAGGAAAATCCGGTGATCCGCAAGGGATACCGGGCCAATCCAATGAATAA
- a CDS encoding LysR family transcriptional regulator — protein sequence MNIDQLIYVAEVAKYKSITVAAEHLMVTQSTISQAVTRLEEELDIKLFSRSRLGAFPTAEAATILDKCLQIVNTVHAMKEDARNQQLKLSGELLLTVIPGGMPLLIHTLSSIKKDYPLIKFELSEKNSGDILKDVRNHKTHAGLIVKSKDDLDFNGNGLEFHPLREGKIVICASKHSPLAAKKKVAARELLHYNFVLYSDEFIDQFIVDLGELCGPIPILFRTDQSNAIASALSQNLAITVGHDYSFLQDDQIHNGNLVLIEVEDLQQRPFEIGWLKVHSKQPNRLIELFMERFNREASPLLSLDSEL from the coding sequence ATGAACATCGACCAGCTTATTTATGTCGCAGAGGTTGCGAAATACAAATCGATAACTGTGGCCGCCGAGCATTTGATGGTGACGCAATCCACGATTAGCCAAGCCGTTACAAGGCTGGAGGAGGAGCTGGATATTAAGCTTTTCAGCCGCTCCCGTCTCGGCGCTTTCCCTACAGCTGAAGCTGCAACCATTCTTGATAAATGCCTGCAAATTGTAAATACCGTCCATGCCATGAAGGAAGACGCTCGCAACCAGCAATTGAAGCTGAGCGGGGAGCTGCTCTTGACCGTCATCCCTGGCGGCATGCCTCTGCTCATCCATACTTTATCCAGTATAAAAAAAGACTACCCGCTAATTAAATTTGAGCTGTCAGAAAAAAACTCAGGCGACATTCTAAAAGATGTCCGCAATCACAAAACTCATGCCGGGCTCATCGTTAAATCAAAAGATGATCTGGATTTCAACGGCAATGGCCTAGAGTTCCACCCTCTGCGGGAGGGGAAGATCGTTATTTGCGCAAGCAAGCACAGCCCCTTGGCAGCGAAAAAGAAAGTTGCAGCGCGTGAACTGCTGCACTATAACTTCGTTTTGTACAGTGATGAATTTATTGATCAATTTATCGTTGATTTGGGAGAGCTATGCGGGCCCATTCCGATCTTGTTCCGCACGGACCAATCGAATGCCATCGCCTCCGCCTTGAGCCAAAATCTCGCCATTACCGTCGGGCATGACTACTCCTTTCTTCAAGATGATCAAATTCATAATGGAAACCTTGTGCTCATTGAAGTGGAGGATTTGCAGCAGCGCCCATTTGAAATTGGCTGGCTCAAGGTGCATTCTAAGCAGCCAAACCGCCTAATTGAGCTTTTTATGGAGCGCTTTAATCGCGAAGCATCTCCTTTGCTTTCCCTCGATTCTGAGCTGTAA
- a CDS encoding SDR family oxidoreductase: protein MDLGMQGKRAIVTGGSKGIGLATALRLAAEGAEVAIVARQEGSLQEAAERIEQATGKKPLIISADVSVEADVQRAVAEVVMQLGGIDILVNNAGTSAALPFDKVEPDAWAADLDLKLYAAIHFARAALPYLREAGGGSIVNVTAIGGKTPAGSSLPTSVSRAAGLALTKAMSKDLAGDGIRVNAVCIGLIRSDQIERMWKRTAPELSWEEFAASPKHDIPLRRIGNPEEAANVIAFLVSEAASFVTGTSVNIDGGKAAVL, encoded by the coding sequence ATGGATTTGGGTATGCAAGGGAAACGCGCTATTGTGACGGGGGGAAGCAAGGGAATTGGGCTTGCCACCGCGCTGCGGCTGGCGGCTGAGGGAGCGGAAGTAGCGATAGTTGCCAGACAGGAGGGATCGCTGCAAGAAGCAGCAGAACGGATTGAGCAAGCAACAGGCAAAAAGCCATTGATCATCTCCGCCGATGTATCGGTCGAGGCTGACGTACAGCGGGCAGTTGCCGAGGTGGTCATGCAGCTTGGCGGTATTGATATTCTCGTTAACAATGCTGGAACGTCGGCAGCGCTTCCGTTCGATAAGGTTGAGCCGGATGCGTGGGCAGCCGATCTTGACCTTAAGCTGTATGCGGCCATTCATTTCGCGCGAGCGGCACTTCCTTATCTCCGCGAGGCAGGAGGCGGCTCCATCGTAAATGTGACGGCTATCGGCGGCAAGACGCCAGCAGGCTCCTCGCTGCCTACTTCCGTAAGCCGGGCGGCTGGCCTTGCGCTGACGAAAGCGATGAGCAAGGATTTGGCGGGTGATGGCATCCGTGTAAATGCTGTCTGTATCGGCCTCATTCGCAGCGATCAAATTGAACGCATGTGGAAACGAACCGCTCCCGAACTATCGTGGGAGGAGTTTGCGGCGAGCCCGAAACATGATATTCCGCTTAGACGGATCGGCAATCCAGAGGAAGCTGCGAATGTCATCGCTTTTCTCGTCTCGGAAGCGGCTTCCTTCGTCACGGGAACTTCCGTCAATATTGACGGCGGCAAGGCAGCGGTGCTGTAG